The following coding sequences are from one Eleginops maclovinus isolate JMC-PN-2008 ecotype Puerto Natales chromosome 11, JC_Emac_rtc_rv5, whole genome shotgun sequence window:
- the LOC134872154 gene encoding calpain-1 catalytic subunit-like — translation MPASGSCTSIINLRYQEGSEGSPSNPAKLRNQDFAQLKANLRRGQLFVDRTFPPDISSVGDLPELSRRQEAQVKWLRPADILKLQNNTKDPVFCTKGASRFDFAQGAVGNCWFLAAISSLTFRKDLMVQVVPMDQNFNNYSGIFHFRFWRFGKWVDVVIDDFLPTMNNQLLSVRSKTENEFWAPLMEKAYAKVCGSYTDMNAGLPSEACKDFTGGVNVDYKLQEVHSANHNEELWNSLCNASGCNSMICCGTAQKGGVLVNTVASSGIVDAHAYAVTAVTEVQYYGSKVRLVRLFNPWGHKEWTGNWSDKSGMWQRVTPDDRAKCEDRNDGEFWMELEDFCRHFHMLFICCENPNFIDGDVKCQWKCQIYDGKWIAGKSAGGSMSNRSFDTNPQYRMKVSIIDKEEKKDKNIVLTLMQKPREENRKRHSTYAIGLTVFKLPPGTRSGRLSLDQLYRMQRLGDTMMYTYERELVEMHSMEPGEYLIVPSTMDPYQSADFFLSIYSKTDAKISPHDEDDEDDGHDHEDEKEEEEDDLTLPEVPTDNNKPEEKTPDKTVRDLFNRYADQFGELNTVQLRKLLNDNVPHGSWMGFGYDTCSSMLAQFDVDKRRRMSLIEFSSLWQKIAEYKQHFNRADVNKSGSLDDRELKMAIKAAEPEIDLNNTLVELMTFRFSGTASATLESYISLMLNLNKTSSIFKDKSTDGIITLSFEEWGEFSLY, via the exons ATGCCTGCATCTGGATCCTGCACCTCTATCATCAACCTTCGTTACCAAGAAGGCAGCGAGGGAAGTCCTTCCAACCCTGCCAAGTTAAGAAACCAAGACTTTGCGCAGCTGAAAGCTAACCTCCGCCGAGGCCAGCTCTTTGTGGACCGCACCTTCCCTCCTGACATCAGCTCAGTGGGAGATCTGCCTGAATTGAGCAGACGGCAGGAAGCCCAAGTGAAGTGGCTTCGACCAGca GACATCTTGAAACTTCAAAACAACACCAAAGACCCTGTTTTCTGTACCAAAGGAGCCTCACGCTTTGACTTTGCTCAAGGCGCTGTAG GTAACTGCTGGTTTCTGGCTGCAATTTCCTCACTGACCTTCCGCAAAGACCTGATGGTGCAAGTCGTGCCTATGGATCAGAACTTCAACAACTATTCAGGGATATTTCACTTCAGG TTCTGGAGGTTTGGCAAGTGGGTGGATGTTGTCATTGATGACTTCCTGCCAACAATGAACAATCAGCTACTGTCTGTGCGCTCCAAAACCGAAAATGAGTTCTGGGCTCCACTGATGGAGAAAGCTTATGCCAA gGTTTGCGGATCGTACACAGATATGAATGCTGGTTTGCCATCAGAGGCCTGCAAAGATTTCACTGGAGGCGTGAACGTGGATTACAAACTCCAGGAAGTCCACTCTGCAAACCATAATGAAGAGCTGTGGAACTCACTGTGCAATGCCAGTGGCTGCAACTCCATGATCTGCTGCGGTACAGCCCAGAAAGGC GGTGTGTTGGTGAACACTGTAGCCAGCTCTGGTATTGTTGATGCACATGCCTACGCTGTCACAGCAGTCACTGAA GTTCAGTATTACGGCTCCAAAGTGAGGCTGGTGCGACTCTTCAACCCTTGGGGCCACAAAGAGTGGACTGGAAATTGGAGTGATAA gtCCGGTATGTGGCAAAGAGTGACCCCAGATGATCGGGCAAAGTGTGAGGACCGCAACGATGGAGAGTTCTG GATGGAGTTGGAGGACTTCTGTAGACATTTCCACATGTTGTTCATCTGCTGTGAGAACCCCAACTTTATCGACGGCGACGTCAAATGCCAATGGAAATGCCAGATTTATGACGGCAAATGGATAGCTGGGAAATCTGCAGGCGGCAGCATGTCTAACC GTTCCTTTGATACAAACCCTCAGTATCGCATGAAGGTGAGTATCATAGAcaaggaagagaagaaagacaaaaacatcGTCCTTACTCTGATGCAGAAACCTAGGGAGGAGAATCGCAAAAGGCATTCAACTTATGCAATCGGGTTGACCGTCTTTAAG CTTCCACCAGGG ACACGATCGGGTCGCCTGAGTTTGGACCAACTTTACCGAATGCAAAGACTGGGGGATACAATGATGTACACCTATGAGAGGGAGCTGGTTGAGATGCACAGCATGGAGCCTGGAGAGTATCTGATCGTCCCTTCCACCATGGACCCCTACCAGAGTGCAGACTTCTTTCTATCGATCTACTCCAAGACTGATGCTAAGATCAG TCCccatgatgaagatgatgaagacgaTGGTCATGACCACGAAgatgagaaggaggaggaggaggatgaccTAACTCTTCCTGAG GTACCAACCGACAATAACAAGCCTGAGGAGAAAACCCCTGACAAGACCGTCCGCGATCTCTTCAACCGATACGCTGATCAG ttCGGTGAGCTGAATACCGTGCAGCTCAGGAAGCTCCTGAATGACAACGTCCCGCATG GCAGCTGGATGGGCTTTGGGTATGATACCTGCAGTAGCATGCTTGCCCAGTTCGAT GTCGACAAAAGGAGGAGGATGTCCCTCATCGAGTTTTCATCTCTCTGGCAGAAAATAGCAGAATACAAG cAACACTTTAATCGTGCAGATGTGAATAAGAGTGGATCCCTGGATGACAGAGAGCTCAAGATGGCAATAAAGGCTGCAG AACCAGAAATTGACTTGAACAACACTCTGGTGGAGCTTATGACTTTCCGTTTCTCCGGCACTGCATCCGCCACTTTGGAGAGTTACATCTCACTCATGTTAAATCTGAACAAAACCTCAA GTATTTTCAAAGACAAATCAACAGATGGAATTATCACCCTGTCTTTTGAGGAG TGGGGAGAGTTCTCCTTGTACTAG